In one window of Acidobacteriota bacterium DNA:
- a CDS encoding BlaI/MecI/CopY family transcriptional regulator, translated as MGKHTLGELQHAIMQVLWARTEATVAEVHRALQDDRGLAPTTIATMLRKMEDKGVVAHRVEDRHFVYRPTVSEDEVRLTMVSELLNRLFAGDPAALVSHLVVDHDMDEAEIEKLRSLLDGLDAGNGEDR; from the coding sequence ATGGGCAAGCACACACTCGGAGAGCTGCAACACGCCATCATGCAGGTCTTGTGGGCACGCACCGAGGCAACGGTGGCCGAGGTCCACAGGGCGTTGCAGGACGATCGTGGCCTCGCACCCACAACCATCGCCACCATGCTCCGTAAAATGGAAGACAAGGGTGTCGTCGCCCACCGGGTCGAAGATCGACACTTCGTCTACCGACCCACTGTCAGCGAAGATGAGGTTCGGTTGACGATGGTTTCGGAGCTGTTAAACCGCCTGTTTGCCGGAGATCCGGCGGCGCTGGTCTCGCACCTGGTCGTCGACCACGATATGGACGAGGCGGAAATCGAGAAGCTCCGAAGTCTCCTCGACGGACTCGATGCCGGAAATGGGGAAGATCGATGA